The proteins below come from a single Zea mays cultivar B73 chromosome 8, Zm-B73-REFERENCE-NAM-5.0, whole genome shotgun sequence genomic window:
- the LOC103636556 gene encoding WUSCHEL-related homeobox 8-like isoform X1, giving the protein MDWGNRTKAAAAAAAPDERAGGGEGLGGYVKVMTDEQMEVLRKQISIYATICEQLVEMHRVLTEHQDTIAGFIHRCCLLVFCSNYVVSLLHLVKSEGLRFSNLYCDPLIIPGGHKITARQRWQPTPMQLQILESIFDQGNGTPSKQKIKEITAELSQHGQISETNVYNWFQNRRARSKRKQAAASLPNNAESEAEADEEPLADKKPKSDRPPPPPPPIQDNTKATGALSADRVSGGTRHLDTGHDQTSGVMYGCNDSGLLRSSGSSGQMSLYENFMSNPRIDRFPAKVESSRSFPHLQQHGEGFGMFG; this is encoded by the exons ATGGACTGGGGGAACAGGACcaaggccgccgccgccgctgcggcGCCGGACGAGAGGGCCGGGGGAGGGGAAGGGCTCGGAGGATACGTCAAGGTCATGACCGACGAACAGATGGAGGTGCTCCGCAAGCAGATCTCCATCTACGCCACCATCTGCGAGCAGCTTGTCGAGATGCATCGCGTCCTCACCGAGCACCAGGACACCATTGCAG GTTTCATTCATCGCTGTTGCCTGTTGGTCTTCTGTTCAAATTATGTAGTCTCCCTTCTCCATTTGGTGAAGAGTGAAG GATTGAGGTTTAGCAATCTGTACTGTGACCCTCTAATCATCCCCGGCGGTCACAAGATCACGGCAAGGCAGCGGTGGCAACCAACACCGATGCAGCTGCAGATCCTGGAGAGCATCTTCGACCAGGGCAACGGGACACCGAGCAAGCAGAAGATAAAGGAGATAACAGCGGAGCTCTCGCAGCACGGCCAGATCTCGGAGACGAACGTGTACAACTGGTTCCAGAACAGGCGGGCACGGTCGAAGCGGAAGCAGGCCGCTGCTTCCTTACCGAACAACGCCGAATCCGAAGCCGAGGCGGACGAGGAGCCTCTCGCCGACAAGAAGCCGAAGTCAGacaggccgccgccgccgccgccgccgatccAGGATAATACCAAGGCTACGGGCGCTCTCAGCGCCGACAGGGTCTCTGGTGGGACGCGTCACTTGGACACGGGTCATGACCAGACCAGTGGCGTGATGTATGGGTGCAACGACAGTGGCTTGTTGAGATCGTCCGGCAGTTCGGGCCAGATGTCCTTGTACGAGAACTTCATGTCGAATCCAA GAATCGATCGTTTCCCGGCGAAGGTGGAGAGCTCCCGGAGCTTCCCCCATCTCCAACAACACGGGGAAGGCTTTGGCATGTTTGGATGA
- the LOC103636556 gene encoding WUSCHEL-related homeobox 8-like, whose product MDWGNRTKAAAAAAAPDERAGGGEGLGGYVKVMTDEQMEVLRKQISIYATICEQLVEMHRVLTEHQDTIAGLRFSNLYCDPLIIPGGHKITARQRWQPTPMQLQILESIFDQGNGTPSKQKIKEITAELSQHGQISETNVYNWFQNRRARSKRKQAAASLPNNAESEAEADEEPLADKKPKSDRPPPPPPPIQDNTKATGALSADRVSGGTRHLDTGHDQTSGVMYGCNDSGLLRSSGSSGQMSLYENFMSNPRIDRFPAKVESSRSFPHLQQHGEGFGMFG is encoded by the exons ATGGACTGGGGGAACAGGACcaaggccgccgccgccgctgcggcGCCGGACGAGAGGGCCGGGGGAGGGGAAGGGCTCGGAGGATACGTCAAGGTCATGACCGACGAACAGATGGAGGTGCTCCGCAAGCAGATCTCCATCTACGCCACCATCTGCGAGCAGCTTGTCGAGATGCATCGCGTCCTCACCGAGCACCAGGACACCATTGCAG GATTGAGGTTTAGCAATCTGTACTGTGACCCTCTAATCATCCCCGGCGGTCACAAGATCACGGCAAGGCAGCGGTGGCAACCAACACCGATGCAGCTGCAGATCCTGGAGAGCATCTTCGACCAGGGCAACGGGACACCGAGCAAGCAGAAGATAAAGGAGATAACAGCGGAGCTCTCGCAGCACGGCCAGATCTCGGAGACGAACGTGTACAACTGGTTCCAGAACAGGCGGGCACGGTCGAAGCGGAAGCAGGCCGCTGCTTCCTTACCGAACAACGCCGAATCCGAAGCCGAGGCGGACGAGGAGCCTCTCGCCGACAAGAAGCCGAAGTCAGacaggccgccgccgccgccgccgccgatccAGGATAATACCAAGGCTACGGGCGCTCTCAGCGCCGACAGGGTCTCTGGTGGGACGCGTCACTTGGACACGGGTCATGACCAGACCAGTGGCGTGATGTATGGGTGCAACGACAGTGGCTTGTTGAGATCGTCCGGCAGTTCGGGCCAGATGTCCTTGTACGAGAACTTCATGTCGAATCCAA GAATCGATCGTTTCCCGGCGAAGGTGGAGAGCTCCCGGAGCTTCCCCCATCTCCAACAACACGGGGAAGGCTTTGGCATGTTTGGATGA